A segment of the Juglans regia cultivar Chandler chromosome 15, Walnut 2.0, whole genome shotgun sequence genome:
TAAAGCTTAGTCCCTGAGAGTGAATTTCATTTAGGCCACATAATTCTATTGCTTGCCTAAACTCCTCGATTTGTTTATAAGGTCTGCTAGCCCCtcccattttctccttttggtgtagtatctcattgaaatctcctGAGCAAAGCCAGGCCATGGGACTGGAAGGTTTAAGCATCTTCAAAAGTTGCCAACTCCCACTTCTTTTTCCAGTCTCTGGATGGCCATAAAAATCAGTAAACTGCCATGTTGGTCCACTGTTTTCTTCTTGGATCAATGCACTGATATGCCATCTAGTGTCGTTAATCACTTTGACATCCCATTTGTCTTTCCATAACAGTGCTATGCCACCACTTAATCCCACACAGTCCACTGCAAAACACCCATCCATCATTAGATTTCTCCTGATCACTTCCATccttttatttctacttttagtttccactaggaaGACTAAAGTGGGACACTTTTCCTTTGATAAATTTCTAAGGACACTAACtgaccgagggttcccaagccctcggcagttccataCCAAGATACTCATTGGTTTTGGCAGGGCTGGAGACCAACCTCTGCCTGAGCCAATGATGTTTCCTTGTTAACTCCAtctcctttaaatttttttgaagtagCGTTACTATGTGTGAACCTTCTCTTGCATCCTCTCTGGTAGAACACTCTGGCGGACctgttaggggtttcaatcagAAGGGCACCACCATTTCCTTCATCCTGGGATGTTTTTTCACGTGcttttcttttccatctttTGACAGTGCCAACCAAGTCAACCCTACAGGGGTTCACATGATCATCAGTACTATCCAAATTGCCTGTCTCCACCCTTTTCCCGGATACCTGCCTAGTTCCAGCAGGCGTTCTAGTAGAATCCACCTCACTCCTTTGTAGGACTTCCAACTTTTCAAGATCATACGTGGGGGACCATTTTTCTACTTTGCACGTGGAGCCCTCTTTTGGTAATTTAGAAACCTGTACCATGTTCTTCTGGATCCCTTGCATATCAGTAGCTTCAGTGGCTCCCTCGAAGCTAGGCACCCCATACACAATTGTTGACTGCTTTACTTCTGGGATCCATCCTACCTGTCCTATGTGATCTTTAAGCTGGTTCCCGAGAAAGTCACCCTGATTAAAAACCTCGactactcttttttcttttgttggtggTTGAGATTGGACCCTttgctttttttcttcctcattttctgcTGAGGACATATCCTGCTTTCCCGCTCTTTTCTGTTCACCACTGCATTGGCTTCCACTTCAGCCACTGTCTTCTTTCTGTTCACCACCCCGTTGGTTTCCATTCCCACCACCACCAAACCTGCGCCTAtcaaaaatgtttgtgttcctGGGTTGTCCTCGTAACCAGGGGCCAAACTGATGCGAGGCCTGTTCATCTCCTTGTTGCTCTGCTCTTAAACGAGCACAGTTTCTACCTTTGTGGGACAACACcccacatttgaaacaaaaactttGTAGACGTTCGTACTTGAAGGAAATGCAATGCTGTTGTTCACCTAGCTTCAGCCATTTCCCTCTCAACAAAGGTTTAAGTAGATCCACCGCTACCCTTACTCTGAGACACCTCCCCCAAGCACGTCCATCAGCCTCGGCTTCCACTCTGATAACGTGTCCAATGGATCCTCCAAATTGCTGACCAAAATCTTCTGTCATGGTGGCTAATGGAAGGTTATGCAGCTGCACCCAAAAGGGTTCAAAATGAAACTGCAGTGCATGGATGGATACTGTTTCATCCACTTCCATCATGGTTAGCAGGTGTCTATCAAAGAACCATGGACGTCCACTTAGTACTCTATCTTTATCTACCATCTTTTGGAATTCCATCAGAAAACATTGCTCTCCCAACTCCTTGAAAGTAACCCACCCATCCAGCTTCCATATCTGCGACATGGTGACCCTAAAACCTTCACTGTTGACACTCTTCTCCGTTAGGGCCTTTCCCACAATGCAGTGTTTGCCCCGTGCATCTTCCTCGGTGTATTGTTTTGGATTTGCATGGAAACATGAGATTTCTTCTTTTGAGAGATGAAACCTCTCCCATTGTGTTGCCAAGTCTTCTGCCTCCATTTTGACAGCCAATAAACAGAATCACCCAGGTAACTCACATGCAGTGAGCCGTATACCTTATGAGCATACCAAAACCAGCTGACTAGCGAACCAGACACGGAAACTCACATCAAGTGAGACGTAAACCTTAGAGTGGAAACCCATGGCACTGAAACCTCACACTCTCTCTGCGAGAAAACGAAGGCACTCCCAATGTAACTTCCTTATTCATGTCTACATTAGTCATGACACAAATACTCTTCTATTTCTTACGGATCTCATTAGTAATGCAGAgtaaataactgaggttattttcaatttcttttcataacaaaacatgcatacttttcaaaaatcaacctcaacctattttatttttatgcaaagtctagtataagaatcccgcttacctaaacttcttaacttttcagaattttcctcaaaatgccaaATCAACTAAAAGTCGccacttataaaataatcaattaaatttccaatcgaacacgtattttaatatttaagcctaagatgctaaaataacctattttaattcctcaaaaacttaAATCCatgtaatcctaaaatatcgtcacatTTCTAGATTTCCTCGATATCAATTAATACTtccaacttataaattaaaataattgttattaagATCGaacaaaaatgaatatcatttaataaaaaccTTTATTTTAATGTAGTCCAATATAGAAATTTGTATCTTTGGAATATAATCCAATTAAACACagttcaatttaaataaaataccatctacacaaaatataaatttttgagacttaaaacaaagtccataaaaaatataactctGCCATGAATTATACTAAggataaaaatgtaattaaaactCCTGGTAGTTTTGTAATTGGAAAGGCAAAAttgtaaaaacacttaaaagGAGTATGAGATGTGCTACGTATAAACTATAAACCATAAATACAGCCTTGATGGCATTTCCGTAATTACAAGGAGATATGACTTCTTTGTAAAAGAAGCTAATATTACATGAAGTATGTATGCGGGCAGAGGTTCACAGTGGCGGAAAGGGGGTTGCAACGGAGCTGTAGTGCCGTGGAAGGTGGTGATCGCGAcggagcactgagagagagagagagggcatggAGGGTGAGACCAactgatgagagaaagagactGAGCACTACAGACCGAGAGAAATCGATAGAGTAAGAGAGAACGAAAGCTCATCATGCGGGAAGGAGTTCTACAAAGTGCTGGGAGGTGGACAGTGGCTACGTCGGCGGCTGGGTGGCCTAGTGCAGAGAGATAGAGTGATGAGAGAGCCAAGGTGATGATCAACCAAAAATGGCCATCTCGGttctgctctgtttttggactGCAAAAACAAAGTTGTTCAGCTTCGGTTTCGTGTGGATGTCGCACGTGTTTTGTGGTGCAGATCAATGGCTATGGCAGCATTATGGAGGAGCATGAAACGTCCTGAACTCTTTGGAAAGCTACAGTTTTCGTGTGATGGTTGAGTAAAACAGTGAAGGCACAGACTGGTTGCGTTGTGAACGGTGGGGCTTTGGCTTCGGTGATGGCAGCTAAACGAGAAAGGTTTGTTCTCATGGTTGGCTGTTGAGGAGCATAGATGAGGGGGGATGGTGGTGCAGGTTGGCTTTTGGCCGAGCATGGGTACTGTGCGCCGATGCTGACGGCTGAGGTTTCACATTGGCTGGGCAGTTTCTCTAAGCAGAAGAAAAAAACTTCTGCTTTTATATATAGGTCAAGTGGTTGAAATCCTAGAGGAACtaaaggaagagaagaataaATGTAATGCGAATACGTATCTACTATGCGCACTCTTGCCGTGAAAGTTGTGGGGGTGCATGCCATGGACGTGAAGAATAACCCTAGGGGAGAAAGATAGATAGAAAACGTGCATGGACAGGGGCTCAAAATGGCTTCATACGAATTTGGGCTTGTTGGGCCCACTTCTTGATTTATAAAAGGCCTTCGTATTACATTCTAAACTAGCCTTCGTTCCACAATTTTCCCggccaaaaattcaaaataaatctcacttgatccataaaatattaaccgaaaataatttaaatatcaagtGTAACACACCGTATTTTAGTGCAGTTTTACTGAagcaattatttttatggattcaaaaatttattctcttattttaaaattgattgaatttttagtgagtttatttttataattttaatttggtaaaaattatttttatgtgctttcttaatatttatttattgttatgcatttaaattgctttacatatttaattaattactgcgagatttaattattttaatttcactttaccattacgtttaaattattttatttaacttgtggttttgaaatcgtttccgttggatcatttttgtgacccaagatatgaggattggacctcatttctttccctccattttctttcctctctttttctttcttcttttcttttctttctttttcttcttttccttcatttccctTGGCTTCCCGCGCGACACCcaccccctctccctctcttcgtctgttccttcttctccaccaagcgccgccgtgcgtcggcggtggtcgacaccgcccggctccccaGCTCTCCTAGCCACCGGCGACACGACCCCTCCGTTTccagctccattcgcgccgccgttagccaccacgagcccattgaagccatGGCATTCTTTCCACCGCTGCGCCGCCgttgcaccaccattggccaccatcttcacaccacttcatcctcgacctcttggcaacccattggacccaaccccagctccgatccgtcaccggtgaagcacaaccaacctcatttccgatttgggtattttggtcttctaccgcctattgcgccgccacccacggccaaccaccatcaccactagcttcatcgacatccctaggccctaccctatcaattttgggtctttgtttgcctccgttgaaaagtgggtatctgtgacccacggccacagtgtattttacactgttctgcagctgtttttccacctcttgcagcttcgtgatcattcaaaaattgttatatagcactgtaagtattttccaaagaattcttgtgaatttaatgtatttttacactaacacatttcactgtatttaaCTGTTGATTGGatttgccggactgagttcgaggagtacgggggtcggatggattggtgattggagttgtttggttggatttgattgggttggttattgatggttgttgattagtgtcggtacatgtacatttcatgatatcatgcatgatcatgtttgtaaaggaaactgggttttcgtgtattgcattcatgttcatgtgtttttgaaaactgggttttcatgtgagaatggaatttgggtgtgtgcgtatcacgaccccaagccgagatggggcattatgtcggtggagctcctctggttactcgggagcggaatatactgagtaacgtcccctggattgtcgccgggcgacaatgggatcggacgagagattcgtgccgactccgtggtccttctgctggcggggactagaggatgtctggccatgaacccattgggcgcggaactgggcatcgcttgttgcgtagtgggtgctcggccatgaacgcgctgggcgcggaactggacatcactacgaagccaggacgtgcggatggtccctaggggaggccatggtgcatagggtaataacggattaattggctattttctggaaaaatagtgtgttggattttgtgtaaatcattttctgggaaaatgttttacggatattttgggccaaatgggattttggcgtgtgttggaaaaattatcattttcggggaaagtgatgttttgagaaaaatgcatatttcatcatatgcatgcatgtgggttgcattaaatgcattttattcctgaggattatttgggttatactgaCCTGCTGTACCATTctatggtaacgcagattttgatgcagatgaggaggaggagggcaaGCCTGAGGAGActgctccgcccgaggagtgatctgggatcactgactttgttattttattttactgtattgtattttaattttggatgactgtataactactatttaaacccttttactgatgtttacttgtatttaaattctggtacttagtagacttaattatccgctgcgttgttattgtacactatcgcatgtacacacacttggcactttctttgggatgtgtgaccgtgttgtcatcatcccagCGTCTCAATTTCTgtatttccttacatgggggtcgggggcgccacaggtggtatccgagcagttcggctctgggtaaaaccacatgtcctgtTGGTGCCATAccaagaagttttgaaagttgtaaattaaaattatttaatttaaaatatatggttttcattggttttatttagttattgtatgctacttgtttatttatttattttattgatttattttatggtatgttattttatttgttttaattattttattgtgaactacttcattggttttattcattttgtcgtatgttattttatttatggaatttcattttattttgttttgttttgttttgttcgaaattgaaaggcgggttaagggttgtgctatgacaggaagatggtacTACTAAGaatgccattgttaggcttgaacatttggtgtagtaggcctgatctcttggtgattggtttgttttaatatcgaggctcgaacatcatggtcagggtgaactctttggagtaggaactcaagttgtgctaaggaggggaatagttctaaattgcttaggataattaaggTCTTAGGTTTCGTAGAATTTATGTAGTGAGTGTATGgttaggaggttgtaagttcaacgaatGTCAAtgttagatttatgagaagtttatCTAAGGTTTGAGACCCTATAGTTTTTTGGAAATAAGTTTATGGGATTTAAGCTGGTAGGTTCAACAAACAATTaagggattacttagattaaAAGTTTTTgatcttgccgaccttgataagcaatttgataacatttggggttttagaatttacaagttttataaagtgaatgttttagatttaaggtcatcGATCTTGaggatttcggaaaatgatttttatctgggttaaggttttagaattgcagagttgaagggcagaatcaaaataggattgatgagagttgagttattaatgtgagaattttttcaggagagaatttctttggagatggaaggtaatgatctagttcgtgtattttctggggattgaagatgttgatctagtttGGTTAATGATTGTTTGTAGCTCGAGGTTACAATGAcaggttgaggatttaatccatatcaattttaaggataatagatggtgcggatttaggaaatgattcttgttgatttcgaggatgtAGGTCTAGTGATgaaaatggtaatgatgatcacttgcacgtttggacgattattggttttggctaaggatGCATGAGATTGATGCATAGTAATGGTGAGTGTGTATTCATTTCGGAGAGTACAGGTCCTAGTcttattttggtttggaggaagtggctttggtaggtgttgaagaggagtcgacacaatagtagtaattcaagagaccttggctttaAGTTCTTGATGAGTTGATTAGAGTGTACATTTGAAGTGGGTTATCCAATGGAATGatggttgggaatagttattgtgattatcttccgggattaattgtgacttgaggttacctaggaatttaaatttttgaggctATACTTTCATTTGGAGATTGATCATCCaattggttgaattaaggacattgttatttaacttgaagagagattgttgggacatcatgtatggtgtatgaaaAGACGTTcgaagttgaagcttaggcatcaatagtggataatatgatcaagtatgtgggttaataaagcattaggatccttgggtgctttgcaatggcttttggtagattgaagatttgagcagtatggtttgccttgaggtttaatagtgatgtactattgaaggaactagttgtgttaatgctagcttggaggagtagaaataggtgggcGAGTTACCAAGATGGTTTCGATAATATTTTGGT
Coding sequences within it:
- the LOC108992323 gene encoding uncharacterized protein LOC108992323 produces the protein MEAEDLATQWERFHLSKEEISCFHANPKQYTEEDARGKHCIVGKALTEKSVNSEGFRVTMSQIWKLDGWVTFKELGEQCFLMEFQKMVDKDRVLSGRPWFFDRHLLTMMEVDETVSIHALQFHFEPFWVQLHNLPLATMTEDFGQQFGGSIGHVIRVEAEADGRAWGRCLRVRVAVDLLKPLLRGKWLKLGEQQHCISFKYERLQSFCFKCGVLSHKGRNCARLRAEQQGDEQASHQFGPWLRGQPRNTNIFDRRRFGGGGNGNQRGGEQKEDSG